The nucleotide sequence GACGTGGTCGTCCGGGTCATGGTCAGTTCCATCCTGCCTGCGTGCCGCCCACGCGGTCCGCTTCGATCGTCTGCTGGTAGCCGCTGGCCGCGTAGGCCGCCATCGGGTCGGCGGGGAGCCCACGCTCCTCGCGCCACGCACGCAGGGGCGCGCGCACGTCGGTGTAGAACGCGTCCATGAGGACCGCGTTGGCGCCGAGCACGTCACCCGCGGTGCGGGCCCGGTCCAGGGCGTCGGTGTCGAGGAGCAGGGCGCGGGCCGTCATCTCCTGGACGTTGAGGACCGACCGGATCTGTCCGGGGACCTTGTCCTCGATGTTGTGGCACTGGTCGAGCATGAACGCGACGCCGGTGGAGGGGGTGAGCCCGCCACCCCTGATGACCTCGACCATGATGCGGAAGAGCTGGAAGGGGTCGGCGGCTCCGACGATGAGGTCGTCGTCGGCGTAGAAGCGTGAGTTGAAGTCGAAGGAGCCGAGCCGGCCCAGACGCAGCAGCTGCGCGACGATGAACTCGATGTTCGTCCCGGGGGCATGGTGACCGGTGTCGAGGCAGACCATCGCCCGCTCGCCGAGGGCGACGACGTGGGCGTAGGAGGTGCCCCAGTCGGGAACGTCGGTGTGGTAGAACGCCGGCTCGAAGAACTTGTACTCCAGGACCAGGCGCTGCTTCGTGCCCAGGTGGGCGTAGATCTCGGCCAGGCCCTCGGCGAGCCAGTCCTGCCGGGCGCGGATGTCGCCCTGACCGGGGTAGTTGGTGCCGTCGGCGAGCCAGATCTTCAGGTCACGGGATCCGGTCTCGTTCATCGCCCCGAGGCAGTCGATGTTGTGCTGCACCGCCTTCCGACGCACCGCGGGGTCGGCGTTGGTCAGGCTCCCGAGCTTGTAGTCGTCGTCCTGGAACGTGTTGCTGTTGACCGTCCCGAGCGAGACCCCGAGGTCCTGCGCGTAGCGGGAGAGCGCTGCGTAGTCCTCGACCCGGTCCCAGGGGAGGTGCAGGGCCACGGTCGGGGCCAGCCCGGTCATCCGGTGGACCGTCGCCGCGTCCGCGATCTTCTCGTGGACCGTCCGGGGGGTCCCGGCCGAGCCGAAGACCTTGAAGCGGGTGCCCGAGTTGCCGTAGGCCCACGACGGGACCTCGATCGCCAGCCGGGCGAGGTCGTCGGTGATGGAGTCGAACGTCGTCATGAGCCAGGACCGCCCGTGGATTGAAAGGTTTTAACAGGGCGACCATAAGTGTGGCCGTGGCAGGCGTCAAGGGCAACAACGGAAGTCGTCCATGCGACGTAGGCCTCGGCCCCACGACAGGTGGTCTGCTACGGTTGGGATTGAACAGTTCAATCCGATACGGGAGGTGCAGGGTGGCGGCTCGGCCGGCAGGCATCCGGGAGGTCGCAGCCCTGGCCGGGGTCTCCCTCGGCACGGTCTCGAACGTGCTCAACCGACCCGAGCGGGTCAGCGAGGCGACGCAGCTCAAGGTGCGCGCGGCGATGGACGAGCTGGCGTTCGTCCGGAACGAGGGCGCGCGCCAGCTGCGAATGGGCGACAGCCGGACGCTCGCCTACGTCGCGCTCGACGCGGGCAACCCGTTCTTCGCCGACGTGACGCGCGGCCTCGAGGAGGTCGCGGAGGCCGCAGGGCTCGCGGTGTTCCTCTGCAACGCAGGGGAGTCCGCCGACCGCGAGGCCTCGTACCTCCGGCTCCTCGAGCAGCAGCGCGTGACGGGGGTGCTGGTCACCCCCGTCGACTCCGGGAGCGACCTCCTGCGCCAGCTGCCCGCGCGCGGGCTGCCCGTCGTCCTCGTGGACCGGCCGTCGCCCGACGGGCGCCACTGCTCCGTCACCGTCGACGACGTCGGTGGTGGGCGCCTCGCCCTCGACCACCTCCTCGAGCTGGGCCACGAGCGGATCGCCTTCGTGGGCGGACCGATGCAGGTGCCGCAGGTCGCCGACCGCTGGCACGGGGCGCTCGCGGCCGTGGAGGACGCGGGGCGGGATCCCTCCACGCTTGTGCACCTCGCGACCGAAGGGTTGTCCGTCGGGCAGGGCCGCGCCGCTGCCGAGCGTCTCTTCGGGATGCCGGCGAAGCTTCGGCCGTCCGCCGTCTTCTGCGCCAACGACCTCGTGGCCCTCGGCGTCCTGCAGCGCTGCACCGAGCTCGGACTCGACGTGCCCGGCGACCTCGCCATCGTCGGCTACGACGACATCCAGTTCGCGGCGGGCGCCGCGGTCCCGCTCACGTCCGTGCGCCAGCCCGCGAAGGACCTGGGGCGCACCGCGGCCCGCCTCCTGCTCAGTGAGGCCCACGACGAGGATCACACGCACGAACAGGTGCGCTACGACCCCGTGCTGGTGGTGCGCGGCTCCACCCGCTGAACCGCGGCCGAGCACGACGACGCCCCCGCCGGATGGACCGGCGGGGGCGTCGTGGCGTGCGGCGGCTCAGATGTCGAAGTACATCTCGAACTCGTGCGGGTGCGGGCGGAAGCGGATCGGGTCCACCTCGTTCTTGCGCTTCCACTCGATCCAGGTCGCGATGAGGTCCTCGGTGAAGACGTCGCCCTCGAGGAGGAACTCGTGGTCGGCCTCGAGCGCGTCGAGGACGGCCGGCAGCGAGCCGGGCACCTGCGCGATGGCCTCGTGCTCCTCCGGCGGGAGCTCGTAGAGGTCCTTGTCCACCGGCTCCGGCGGCTCGATGCGGTTGCGGATGCCGTCCAGGCCGGCCATCAGCTGCGCGGCGAAGCACAGGTAGGGGTTGGACGACGGGTCGGGGATGCGGAACTCGATGCGCTTGGCCTTGGGGCTGTCGCCGGCGATCGGGATGCGGACGCAGGCGGAGCGGTTGCGGGCCGAGTACACGAGGTTGACCGGCGCCTCGTAGCCCGGGACCAGGCGGTGGTAGCTGTTGACCGTCGGGTTGGTGAAGGCCAGCAGCGCCGGGGCGTGCTTGAGCAGGCCGCCGATGTACCAGCGGGCGAGATCGGAGAGGCCGCCGTAGCCACGCTCGTCGTAGAAGAGCGGCTCGCCGTCCTTCCAGAGCGACTGGTGGGTGTGCATGCCCGAGCCGTTGTCGCCGAAGATCGGCTTCGGCATGAACGTCGCGGTCTTGCCCTCGGCCCAGACGGTGTTCTTGACGACGTACTTGAACTTCATCATGTCGTCGCCGGACTGCAGCAGCGTGTTGAAGCGGTAGTTGATCTCCTGCTGGCCGGCGGTGCCGACCTCGTGGTGGCTGCGCTCGACGAGCAGGCCGACCTCGGCGAGGTTGAGGCAGATCTTGTCGCGGGTGTCGGCGAAGTGGTCGACCGGCGGGACGGGGAAGTAGCCGCCCTTGTAGCGGGTCTTGTAGCCGCGGTTGCCGCCCTCCTCGACGCGACCGGTGTTCCAGGCCGCCTCGACGGAGTCGATGAAGTAGTAGCTGGCGTTCGCCTTGGTCTCGAAGCGCACGTCGTCGAAGACGTAGAACTCCGCCTCGGCGCCGAAGAACGCGGTGTCGGCGATGCCGGTCGACTTGAGGTACGCCTCGGCCTTGGCCGCGATGTTGCGCGGGTCGCGGCTGTAGGGCTCACCGGTGAAGGGGTCGACGATCGAGAAGTTCATGATGAGCGTCTTCTCGACGCGGAACGGGTCGACGTAGGCCGTGGTCGGGTCCGGGACGAGCTTCATGTCGGACTCGTGGATGGCCTGGAAGCCGCGGATCGAGGATCCGTCGAACATCTGGCCGTTGGTGAAGAAGTCCTCGTCGACCGTG is from Arthrobacter sp. NEB 688 and encodes:
- the rhaI gene encoding L-rhamnose isomerase translates to MTTFDSITDDLARLAIEVPSWAYGNSGTRFKVFGSAGTPRTVHEKIADAATVHRMTGLAPTVALHLPWDRVEDYAALSRYAQDLGVSLGTVNSNTFQDDDYKLGSLTNADPAVRRKAVQHNIDCLGAMNETGSRDLKIWLADGTNYPGQGDIRARQDWLAEGLAEIYAHLGTKQRLVLEYKFFEPAFYHTDVPDWGTSYAHVVALGERAMVCLDTGHHAPGTNIEFIVAQLLRLGRLGSFDFNSRFYADDDLIVGAADPFQLFRIMVEVIRGGGLTPSTGVAFMLDQCHNIEDKVPGQIRSVLNVQEMTARALLLDTDALDRARTAGDVLGANAVLMDAFYTDVRAPLRAWREERGLPADPMAAYAASGYQQTIEADRVGGTQAGWN
- a CDS encoding LacI family DNA-binding transcriptional regulator; translated protein: MLNRPERVSEATQLKVRAAMDELAFVRNEGARQLRMGDSRTLAYVALDAGNPFFADVTRGLEEVAEAAGLAVFLCNAGESADREASYLRLLEQQRVTGVLVTPVDSGSDLLRQLPARGLPVVLVDRPSPDGRHCSVTVDDVGGGRLALDHLLELGHERIAFVGGPMQVPQVADRWHGALAAVEDAGRDPSTLVHLATEGLSVGQGRAAAERLFGMPAKLRPSAVFCANDLVALGVLQRCTELGLDVPGDLAIVGYDDIQFAAGAAVPLTSVRQPAKDLGRTAARLLLSEAHDEDHTHEQVRYDPVLVVRGSTR
- the glnA gene encoding type I glutamate--ammonia ligase; its protein translation is MFSSADEVLAFIKAEDIKFVDIRFCDLPGVMQHFNVPAATVDEDFFTNGQMFDGSSIRGFQAIHESDMKLVPDPTTAYVDPFRVEKTLIMNFSIVDPFTGEPYSRDPRNIAAKAEAYLKSTGIADTAFFGAEAEFYVFDDVRFETKANASYYFIDSVEAAWNTGRVEEGGNRGYKTRYKGGYFPVPPVDHFADTRDKICLNLAEVGLLVERSHHEVGTAGQQEINYRFNTLLQSGDDMMKFKYVVKNTVWAEGKTATFMPKPIFGDNGSGMHTHQSLWKDGEPLFYDERGYGGLSDLARWYIGGLLKHAPALLAFTNPTVNSYHRLVPGYEAPVNLVYSARNRSACVRIPIAGDSPKAKRIEFRIPDPSSNPYLCFAAQLMAGLDGIRNRIEPPEPVDKDLYELPPEEHEAIAQVPGSLPAVLDALEADHEFLLEGDVFTEDLIATWIEWKRKNEVDPIRFRPHPHEFEMYFDI